The segment AAACGAAAAACGGATGAAGAGTAACCTCGACTACACGCTCGAcaggaatatttttttgaaacgAGCTTTAGAAGGTGAGTTcgtacattttgtttacacacacagacacacacagacacacacagacacacacatgcacgtagatcaacacacatacagacgaGTGCACAAAACTTACCCAGAAAAAACAGACAGGTACACACACGAGTCCACACATCCACGATGACTTATTGTAGtcacatatttacaaataaagacataaataacGATACACTACACGTATAGACGCTACACACTTTACGTATAGAGACTATACACTATATATTGACACTATACAGCTTCCTTAAAACCAAACAGAAGCTGAGACATAAAATAATGGCTACTTTTTCAGACTCTAGGAAACAAGCTGAGACCGAGAGGAGTAAAAATGTGACTGAGATAGCGGCTAAGACAAGTAAGTACCCGACACTTTCCTGGAGTTCTATGGATAATTCCTTCATTCCTTCATAGTGATATGGCTCAGCATCCCAGCTTTTCTTTGCCATGGATGTTCCACcaatttcctttctttgctcAGGACAGGTAGAAGAGCTCAGCCAAAAGCTTGAAATCTTGCAATCAAAAGTTGAGACGCGTGACAAAGAAAACGATGAGCTCCTCAAgcaaaaagaagagaagcaaaGTAAGTGGACTCCAGAGACCAACAGTTAGATTGTTGCCATCAGTCCTGTGTGTTGGTGTCCTCACTGGACTTGAGTGACTTGAAATGTTGTCAGAGACACAATGATGTGTTCAGCTCACCATTGACATGAATGTATGTGTTGGTGATAGGTAGGCGCTGGGTGTCCAGTAGATGAACAGAAACTGGAAAGCGGAGAATACTAGAAAGCAAAAGGGAAAGTACAGAGagataaatatttctgtttcagacGAAAATCGACAAACTTCAACGTCAGCTTCTAAAATATCAAGGTTAGTAGATGTTTCAAAATTGAAAAGCTTAAATATCTTACAAGCTGTCTTTCAATATTTGTTTGCGGTGTGCAATGTGAGCgatgtgttgtgtttgtgttctggatatgtgtttgtgtgcgcgtgaaAGTAGTGTGAGTGTAAGTCAGAATGTATTGCGTTTACTTATTTGTTAGTATGTACGCATGCTCTTATCAAAAGTTCCAATCTATAACATTTTTGTGGAGTTCTATAACAACAAGAACTGTTTCCACCCTAGCTGTGGCGGTTAAACTCGGTCTCCACGTGACACAGCTCCAACAGACCGAGGACGAACTTCGTGGACACTTGCGCTTTCTTGAAGATCAAAAGACAGCCTTAGAAAgtaattttacaataattatgtAGCAACATGTGTCCTTTGATATGTTTCAGAACTAAAACCGAAAgtttaaacaattgttttgaaTTTCTTGTTCGTGTCTGGGCATATATAacttgaatatttaaaaaaaactgacatgaTCAGTAGAATGTATATCTAGATACATGTGACGCAAGCATTTTCTGCTTTTCAAAGGTACTGATACTTTATAACACCTGttttaaatatatagatatagaaaaGATATAGAAGAAGTATTGGTGCTGAAAGATTGAGAAAGCCTAACTTCTGATTTCTTCCGTTTAAAATGGAATCCAAGTTTTCTAGGTCTGTGAAGGAAACTTCCACTTGCCCATGTAGAAATTGGGtagtagagaaaaagaaaaagaaaagtttgcaggTAAAGACGGGATGTCCGTTTGATATGTCTTACCATAATCACAGTCAACTACTGATAATTCTCTGAGCCGAAAGATTATCAGACCATTGATAAAAGACAAATGcgctttaaaatattaactttcgTTGCAGACAATGTGACTGCACTTCAGCAGGAGAAGGAAACTCTACAGATACAAGTGATGCAAGCTGTGACAGAATATGAGAAAGTGAGGAAACAGGCCGACACCCAGGGTACTTACATCAACCAACTTACAGGTAGGTCttcagctgtctgtctgccctTCAGTATGGAGCGTATCTTTGTACAATCTATAGTTATGTCCATACCTGCCTCTCTGTACCAGTTCACACTTCTCTGTTTACCTCCCTATACTTCCACATTTGTCTCTATATCTGTCTCAGTTTTTAGTCGGATTGTCTaccgtctttctctctgtacGTCTCGACCTCTTCCTTCAATCATATCACATGATTATAGTGCTTACACACTGTTTAACTTTGCCTCTTCAGGATTCGGCTTTTATGTAATCGTCAGCTTAATTAATACGTATGTAGGAATCGTTCTCTTGCTCTGTTAAACTTCTGTTTCATacgtactctgtgtgtgtgtgtgtgtgtgtgtgtgtgtgtgtgtgtgtgtgtgtgtgtgtgtgtgtgtgtgtgtgtgtgtgtgtgtgtgtgtgtgtgtgtgtgtgtgtgtgtgtgtgtgtgtgtgtgtgtgtgtgtgtgtgtgtgtgtgtgtgtgtgtgtctgtgtgtgtgtgtgtgtgtgtgtgtgtgtctgtgtgtgtgtgtgtgtctgtgtgtgtgtgtgtgtgtgtgtgtctgtgtgtgtgtgtgtgtctgtgtgtgtgtgtgtgtgtgtgtgtgtgtctgtgtgtgtgtgtgtgtgtgtgtgtgtgtgtgtgtgtgtctgtgtgtgtgtgtgtgtctgtgtgtgtgtgtgtgtgtgtgtgtgtgtgtgtgtgtgtgtgtctgtgtgtgtgtgtgtgtgtgtgtgtgtgtgtctgtgtgtgtgtgtgtgtctgtgtgtgtgtgtgtgtgtctgtgtgtgtgtgtgtgtgtctgtgtgtgtgtgtgtgtgtgtgtgtgtgtgtctgtgtgtgtgtgtgtgtgtgtgtgtgtgtcttgtgtgtgtgtgtgtgtctgtgtgtgtgtgtgtgtgtctgtgtgtgtgtgtgtgtgtgtgtgtgtgtgtctgtgtgtgtgtgtgtgtgtctgtgtgtgtgtgtgtgtgtctgtgtgtgtgtgtgtctgtgtgtgtgtgtgtgtgtgtgtgtgtgtctgtgtgtgtgtgtctgtgtgtgtgtgtgtgtgtgtctgtgtgtgtgtgtgtgtctgtgtgtgtgtgtgtgtgtctgtgtgtgtgtgtgtgtgtgtctgtgtgtgtgtgtgtgtgtgtggtgtgtgtgtgtgtgtgtgtgtgtgtgtgtgtgtgtgtctgtgtgtgtgtgtgtctgtgtgtgtgtgtgtgtgtctgtgtgtgtgtgtgtgtgtgtgtgtgtgtgtgtctgtgtgtgtgtgtgtgtgtgtgtctgtgtgtgtgtgtgtgtgtgtctgtgtgtgtgtctgtgtgtgtgtgtgtgtgtctgtgtgtgtgtgtctgtgtgtgtgtgtgtgtgtgtgtgtgtctgtgtgtgtgtgtgtctgtgtgtgtgtgtgtctgtgtgtgtgtgtgtgtgtgtgtgtgtctgtgtctgtgtgtgtgtgtgtctgtgtgtgtgtctggtgtgtgtgtgtctgtgtgtgtgtgtgtctgtgtgtgtgtgtctgtgtgtgtgtgtgtgtgtgtgtgtgtctgtgtgtgtgtgtgtctgtgtgtgtctgtgtgtgtgtgtcgtctgtgtctgtgtctgtgtgtgtgtgtgtgtgtgtgtgatgttatCTAAGGTATCTGTGCGTGGTTGCAGATGCCTATCAGGTGATGCAGAGAGAGGCGATGATGCACCAAGAAGACGCCGACAGAGGTCGACATGACGTCCAGACCCTTGAAGCTCAGCTACAAGAAACATGGGAGCtcgtgcagtcacgtgacacaagcaTTGTTCAATTGCAAGGTGAGAACGCGCTCCAGTAAATCAACAATCACAATATTAATTGAGTTCTTAACAATCCAGTTTCATTTGTATTTGTAAGGTTGCGACCACAGGGTTacttttcctgctggtcttagcaataaatgtttaaaacaaactgtTCTCAATTTCCCACTCAGTAGAAAGTTAAAGAACATAGAACAGAAAgattgattattgattgatAGTGATTGCAAGGGTATATGACTACTACTATTGCTaacaataatgtttatgagtAATAATATGTAACAACTTATAAtgaataaggaagaaaaaaatgtttacgaCTGTCAGAAAGTCTGGAGGCTGCGAGCACACGGCATCAAGACCTGGAGAGCGTGCTGCGCGCCCGGAGCGTGGACGTGTGGCGGTACCAGACGGAGGTGGAGGAAGGCAGAAGTGAGGCTTGACTTTAATTAATTCTTAATGGCAGCAAGTACCCTTTAAAGGTAAAAAGTTTTTCGAAGTAAAGGATGTCAGCCCTTTAGGACCTACCAGCACCTGTCGTCCTGGGCAAGTGGCAGATAGTCTGAAGGTGGCTGGACTTTCTTTAGAATGACGGAAGAATGGAATAAAATAGAACACCTACCAGATAAAAGGTGTGATGACGTGtcaatgtatttttcatttctgtttttcagaGATAATACGCATATTGGAGGGAAAGCTAAGGCAGCAGAGCTGTAAGTCTTCTTTTTTCCCAGTTTTACcacattcttattattttcacaaacacGTACCCGTATTGCGATATTCGGGTATGCGATGACACTGATCTCTTTCACATCGAtatgtttctaaaataaactacatttaCCGATTCTGATATAAGAACACGGGCTTCAGAAAATGCGAGAATAATAGGTAAACAGCGTaagattaaattatttttcaccgCTTTTAGTTGCACAGATCACACAATCAAagcaattaaaacaataaaataatttctataatttttttttttgctttaatttgcAAATTTGTAATAACTCGGATCGTTTGTCTACTTCTGTACAGGCGTGCTAGCTATATAATGCTTTACATCTTTTTAGAAATAACTTGAGTGAAAACAGTTGTGAGGTGGAGTGCACGAGAAATCGTCAATGATTAACCGACTATAATTACCGTTACtgaatagttttgttttaacacactttttattgcttttactTTTAGGAGATGTGCATGAAGTCTTGCATCACAAGGTAAGAGGTACATATGAGTAGGTGTCAGTTTTACTTAATCGGCATTAAAAACTGGAATTTTGgctaaacttaaaaaaattagaaatttataTCTCAAAAGAGAGTTTTAAAGGAACTGGATGCATTGTATATAACTTCCACTATGTTTGTTTAAGATTGCTCTTCTTTTCGTTTacagcaattaaaaaacaaaccagaaaactGCAAGATTTGATAATcagaagaaaacatcaaaaagcgAGAAGACGTGAACCAGACGAAACAGGCaggaaataataacaattgcGGGACAGATACACCTGGACCCAATGGCGATGTACAATATTAAATcggagaaaatatatttgtgagaCAGGAGTCAATAGAATATCTGTGCGACAGTGAGCGCATTATGATGAACCTTCGTCTTCtcaagaaaacatattttttatcaattaaataaatgttctgGGTACAACATCTACTGGGTCTTGTGTAGCGCAAAAATCTCAAACACAGTTTGTCATGCATGAACGCGTCCTTTAGGCAATATTGTCAACGGTTCGTCAGTTGGAGGAATTTCAATGACTGGGTAAAAGTGCACAATCCTGTTTCCAACGATTTGCGGCTTCAAACATTTCACACAGCCCGAGGTCAAACTCGTGAGGTCACGACACGCCCACTTCACATTGCTGCTGGCTGAACACTTACAACATAAACAAGTCCATGTATACTTTGAATGTCTATGCTATTGACTTCTGTCTGTGATGTGTGTTGGTatttggagaaagaaaaaggcgTAGTCACCTACTGGACTTAGTCCAGACTGTCACTAACGATTCGTATGTACAGGGATCAAAGCAGGTGTAGCCTGCAACTGTGACAGGTGTGTTTCACAAGGCAGGTGTGGAGAAGGTgacatttatgtatgtatgtcaCATGAAGGGCGAACACAATATTATACAGTCATACACACCTGAAGGAAAGACAAGGACATCCTATCCCTTTGCCTCACAGGGTCTATTATACATGTGATTAAAacatttccttccttctctaGCTTTGGTCGTTAAACAATCTCGTACATCATTGTCTGTACATACAACACGATTTCTTCTTAAGAGCAAACTTTCTGATGTGTATATaaggtaaaaaatgtttatatattatatacagatTACTAATTCTACGGAGTCCTCTTTGCACTTCCTTTGACAATAACTTGTTTAGTACCTACtgatgtatatgtacatattatATCTTATAAGTATATGTACTGTAGGTACAAACTTTACCTAGTATGCTGGTTAGTTATATACTCCTATATTACTTTTGGTTACCTTTCTTACCTTATcattaaagataataataattttgttgatgattCCTTGTGTATACACTATTCaataaatttacaaagaaaGGACTATTTTGCTTTCAGAATGTTTGAGACTATATTTCagactattttgtttttatcttggCATTTAGCATTCTGCACTTAATGATCTCAACACCGACTGCTCACCCACTTTCTACCTCAGTGCTTCACTGATTTCTTACTCTCTCATCCGTTCATCGATAATAGTTTCTGCTGGTGTTCTGCTATCCTACATTCAATAGTattagagagaaagaggaaacacTGTTTGTTAGttaatttcaatatttataccGTCACCTTGACGCAATTGATTGCAGGTGTGGCAATCAATCATTGAGTTCACACACCTGTCGGGCGGAGTGCACAGTGTGATGGCTGCTGTGTATTGAACGCCTTACCTCAGCCTGTGTGTACACACCTTGCTCTGAGACAGGATGCTCGAGTACAGATGACTGACTATACATCAAGGACTTGAGAGATTTGTCACGGTCAGGTGTGTTCGGCCTTTACACACAAGTCACTGCTATCTTTGATATTTACACTGGTGACAGCAGGCAGTGTGTGTTAATGCTGTCATCCAACTTTCGATTTGACATTTTCTCGGAAAATGGTGTAACAGCTGGAGGACT is part of the Pomacea canaliculata isolate SZHN2017 linkage group LG13, ASM307304v1, whole genome shotgun sequence genome and harbors:
- the LOC112553947 gene encoding centriolin-like, which encodes MSSSSKKKRSKTKIDKLQRQLLKYQAVAVKLGLHVTQLQQTEDELRGHLRFLEDQKTALENNVTALQQEKETLQIQVMQAVTEYEKVRKQADTQGTYINQLTDAYQVMQREAMMHQEDADRGRHDVQTLEAQLQETWELVQSRDTSIVQLQESLEAASTRHQDLESVLRARSVDVWRYQTEVEEGRKIIRILEGKLRQQS